The Daucus carota subsp. sativus chromosome 7, DH1 v3.0, whole genome shotgun sequence genome window below encodes:
- the LOC135147876 gene encoding uncharacterized protein LOC135147876, whose protein sequence is MADQFQGKSDFRAPLLTGSDNYNWWKGQMEAHLSRDPLMQRVVERGPYQFLDKDGKVKDVDELTTDELTKMAANGKARSTLINGLNQAEYDKVSSLKSAKEIWDALEAYHEGSKGLRKVKLGQLMKELGAFGLQKGDTIKEAQARFQLIVNNLGRLGKIIPQSELNMNILASVPFDFQSKVTALEAAHNIDTMDHLALFAELEQFERKMHSKKHDAPVEKMKNLALTVEKSKPESDEESDEDLALLSKKIQRMINKHSQLKREKGKDKAKYSSSRRPSKESKDHNCFECGKPGHFKKDCYKLKSKQPAVSRDKKKKSKALLTWSDDEEDSASSDGSGEEMINLALVGMEDDNVRGLTDDGLVETDSEDDNSEVSSFKFDISNDNLVLEQLTMQEQDHIPNEEYNSLKAENSKLIEKNNYLKNMVQELMQKIDKFFDSKEPTQARIKELQEKLDQAEGFHKILMRRNEVQKEEISQLKQEVEARDACLETFKLKESTKLHTSQSAPSTSQPAASTSQPTATTKQQAEKIKILETEVLKLRKGMGTFVQGEEGLKYMMKSIKVPLDKEGVGHNFNKKANALKYGGRRGKPYKYAMPWKKCANCGGQG, encoded by the coding sequence ATGGCTGACCAATTTCAGGgaaaatcagactttagagctcctctcctcactgGTTCGGACAACTACAACTGGTGGAAAGGACAAATGGAAGCTCATCTCTCCAGAGACCCTCTCATGCAAAGAGTTGTTGAAAGAGGTCCCTATCAGTTCCTAGATAAAGATGGCAAGGTCAAAGATGTTGATGAACTTACTACCGACGAGTTAACAAAGATGGCTGCTAATGGAAAGGCTAGAAGTACTCTCATCAATGGTCttaatcaagctgaatatgacaaggtgtcatctctcaaatctgcaaaggagatatgggatgctttggaagctTATCATGAAGGATCAAAGGGTCTAAGGAAAGTAAAGTTGGGACAACTAATGAAGGAACTTGGTGCCTTCGGTTTGCAAAAGGGAGATACAATCAAAGAAGCTCAAGCTAGGTTTCAACTCATTGTCAATAACCTAGGGAGACTTGGAAAGATAATTCCTCAATCAGAACTCAACATGAACATTCTTGCTTCTGTTCCATTCGACTTCCAATCCAAAGTAACTGCCTTGGAAGCTGCTCACAATATTGATACAATGGATCATCTAGCTCTTTTTGCTGAATTGGAACAATTTGAGAGAAAGATGCATTCCAAGAAGCATGATGCTCCAgttgagaaaatgaagaacttAGCTCTTACTGTTGAAAAGAGCAAGCcggaatcagatgaggaatcAGACGAAGATCTTGCACTCCTTTCCAAGAAGATTCAAAGGATGATTAACAAGCATAGTCAGCTGAAAAGGGAGAAAGGCAAGGATAAGGCTAAGTACTCAAGTAGCAGAAGGCCCTCCAAGGAATCAAAGGATCATAACTGCTTTGAATGTGGAAAGCCTGGTCACTTCAAGAAGGACTGCTACAAGCTCAAGTCAAAACAGCCTGCTGTTTCCAGagacaagaagaagaaatctAAAGCACTTCTGAcctggagtgatgatgaagaagattcTGCTTCTAGTGATGGCTCTGGTGAGGAAATGATCAACCTTGCACTTGTTGGCATGGAGGATGATAATGTTCGAGGACTCACCGATGATGGTCTTGTCGAAACTGACTCCGAGGATGACAACAGTGAGGTTAGTTCgttcaaatttgatatttccaatgataatcttgtgctagaacaactaaccatgcaggagcAAGATCATATTCCAAATGAGGAATATAATTCCCTCAAGGCAgaaaacagcaagctgattgaaaAGAATAACTATCTTaagaacatggttcaagagctTATGCAGAAGATAGATAAATTCTTTGACTCCAAAGAGCCTACTCAAGCCAGAATAAAGGAACTTCAAGAAAAGCTAGATCAAGCTGAAGggtttcataaaattttgatgagACGAaatgaagttcagaaagaaGAGATCTCCCAGCTGAAACAAGAAGTAGAAGCCAGAGATGCATGCCTAGAGACATTCAAATTAAAAGAATCCACAAAGCTGCATACATCTCAGTCTGCTCCCAGTACATCTCAGCCTGCTGCAAGTACTTCACAGCCCACTGCTACAACAAAAcagcaagctgaaaagatcaaaattCTCGAAACAGAAGTATTGAAGCTCAGAAAAGGAATGGGAacttttgttcaaggagaagaaggtCTAAAGTACATGATGAAGAGCATCAAGGTTCCACTGGACAAAGAAGGTGTTGGTCACAACTTCAACAAGAAGGCAAATGCTCTCAAGTATGGAGGAAGGCGTGGCAAACCATACAAATATGCTATGCCCTGGAAGAAATGTGCAAACTGTGGAGGACAAGGCTAG